In Eupeodes corollae chromosome 3, idEupCoro1.1, whole genome shotgun sequence, a single genomic region encodes these proteins:
- the LOC129949972 gene encoding 23 kDa integral membrane protein, with product MNFKMRNCGMTTIKYILFGFNIIFALSGLGILIAGALVLADVNEFNHFIEGQITAPPIVLIVTGAIIFLIASLGCFGAIKESPSLLIMYAFMLGIVFIVELAVGIAAIVYKSDLEMILKNSLMDSIKRSNDDDLKAWDNIQRKLMCCGVDNPSDWRGISRDKTLRASCCRPEYIDEAVGNCIDALPLGKDKYFQDGCVGKLKDRVDKNAVILIGVGLGIAFIQILGIVLALYLASKIRDERMK from the exons atgaatttcaaaatgagAAATTGTGGGATGACCACAATAAAATACATTCTCTTTGgatttaatatcatatttgcT CTATCGGGTCTTGGCATCTTGATAGCTGGGGCTTTAGTCCTAGCTGACGTCAACGAATTCAACCACTTTATCGAAGGACAAATAACAGCACCCCCAATAGTGCTTATTGTTACTGGAGCCATTATTTTCCTTATCGCATCACTTGGTTGCTTTGGTGCCATAAAGGAATCACCATCACTCTTGATAATG TATGCATTTATGCTAGGCATCGTCTTTATCGTCGAGCTAGCTGTTGGCATTGCAGCAATAGTCTACAAATCTGATCTTGAAATGATTCTCAAGAACTCACTGATGGATTCGATAAAACGTTCTAACGACGATGATCTAAAAGCCTGGGACAACATCCAGAGGAAGCTCATGTGCTGTGGAGTTGATAATCCATCCGACTGGCGTGGTATCAGCAGGGACAAGACTCTGAGGGCCAGTTGCTGTCGACCGGAATACATCGACGAGGCCGTTGGTAACTGCATAGATGCTCTCCCACTGGGGAAAGATAAATACTTCCAG GATGGATGTGTTGGAAAACTTAAGGACCGTGTTGACAAGAATGCCGTTATTCTTATTGGCGTAGGACTTGGTATTGCATTTATACAAATTCTTGGAATTGTGCTGGCACTATACTTGGCTTCCAAAATACGTGACGAAAGAATGAAATAG
- the LOC129949155 gene encoding uncharacterized protein LOC129949155 isoform X1, giving the protein MSSNAMNYKVPSTSKISVDKLLRVGYYELEKTIGKGNFAVVKLASNIVTKTKVAIKIIDKTCLNEEYLAKTFREIAILKEMQHPHITRLYEVMESQTMIYLVLEHASGGEIFDHLVEKGRMKEPEAARVFTQLVSAVQYCHSRGVVHRDLKAENVLLDKDMNIKLADFGFSNKYNEGTPLKTWCGSPPYAAPEVFQGLEYDGPKADIWSLGVVLYALVCGALPFDGKTLLDLKSKVVLGKFRIPYFMSQDCESLIRNMLVVEPDRRYTLKQIIKHRWLSEWSGDIETTSTATTRTQSVIEPSNLDSVVMTHMLQLPGLTADMIAQSVHENRFDKIYAIYNLLNDKLQEKRREQQRLQHHANLAYSRSRKTSITTGVVDRSEPMKQESADRLSPLTNAACPGAGLLGWTDVSVDLEKFGDLELECLARPNEQQANNQNHLNANNSAANGANTRRHTVGPGDVAHEQALANPNPINPINFKCQENEAGPYLPMNLPLLQNQPLHNLTIKDQHLLKPPTVMGATGAFGRRASDGGANLRIYYPSSMNNVQQTQTQPQMEGYYTNTSIAGGVCNSGVDHVSGNQMVLEQQQMQQQQAHLTMMGEAMMGHSNTPEVNEESSDEIQRYMQARGCTKRHTVGCTDDISASHHSEAIGIDQPNLSHSPAPQSGGGGRTRRTGLLTVMDRPPVISPELIREVESRMNRNYLPPALKMQCTSSGLSQSPPTGTQCGPSPSCSSAITTTPPAAGASLSNRRFARACKLLPTVQEVGRYSPVRRASEGSKAQFQGPLQECQYLQKGIAQRNFLVAPSPPLLENSISLPGSPIHGRPIINVIQNRGQSIEVPQDAMMNLVPALNRLVKEHRISGEIAKNIVSSGLVPLELAQYLGLIAHSGQQCSMQQQMYSYSVNPLSLPSTSNTSGINAGQLASGIQFSKYGPLNAAPNFCSTVQHNPSLIGQFSNINLTGGCGQNSGGQSPVHNSFSGCSSPNPYMFNAPASVSPMHQITKGFSGLTTSGGGGSITRGTSAAIENASNQPLDLSMDVCSPEAIPPDMFACTSQQQPSGSWFMPASYFDLKPLNLSPAQPVRIVPTPPASPNLCIIQEENANGHISHTISAGLPYGTMGLANEELSACQPSHPQICLTDVQGSEITLVALSSENSRDSDCDSLEPNMPSLALQGLIITEPSSDMPSITRGVGRKASLESENNSRLDTEPSSSACGATSGSNRRGSDKSLGFSDDSLSNDSNNLSPCQEPSASSGFKSDSHSEIGDQTEGRMSPDSICDSRMSDECYEVPLPHECCNLDSTRILQLVKQTIDSTMPPKGFVLNKANVTDGYEGVSAKSSTSSSGTGMSISSSGSGDSDVPVDISNLSLEYSGGLQIELQVCEGRNKDNKGIKLRRISGDQFEYGKLCQQLISTLNV; this is encoded by the exons GTGGCAATAAAAATTATCGACAAGACATGCCTGAACGAGGAATATCTAGCGAAAACATTTCGAGAAATCGCAATACTCAAAGAAATGCAACACCCGCACATCACACGTTTGTACGAAGTTATGGAATCTCAGACCATGATCTACCTGGTGTTGGAACACGCGTCGGGAGGTGAAATTTTCGACCATTTAGTTGAGAAGGGTCGAATGAAAGAACCGGAAGCGGCCAGGGTATTCACCCAATTAGTGTCCGCTGTGCAATATTGCCATTCCAGAGGAGTGGTGCATCGTGATCTCAAAGCAGAAAATGTTCTGCTTGATAAAGATATGAACATAAAG CTTGCTGATTTTGGATTCAGTAATAAATATAATGAAGGAACACCACTTAAAACTTGGTGTGGTTCCCCGCCCTATGCTGCACCAGAAGTATTTCAGGGTTTGGAATATGATGGACCTAAAGCAGATATTTGGAGTCTGGGGGTGGTTCTCTATGCTTTGGTGTGTGGGGCATTGCCTTTTGATGGTAAAACACTCCTAGACTTGAAGAGCAAAGTAGTACTGGGAAAGTTCAGGATTCCATACTTTATGTCCCAAG attgcGAAAGTCTTATACGTAACATGCTTGTCGTTGAACCAGATCGTCGCTATACTCTCAAACAAATTATCAAACATCGCTGGCTCAGTGAATGGTCTGGCGACATTGAGACAACCTCCACCGCCACCACCCGCACTCAATCAGTCATCGAACCGTCAAATCTGGATTCGGTGGTAATGACACACATGCTGCAATTGCCCGGCCTGACAGCTGACATGATTGCACAATCGGTGCATGAGAATCGTTTTGATAAAATCTATGCCATATATAACCTCCTAAACGATAAACTCCAAGAGAAAAGAAGAGAACAGCAAAGACTGCAACATCATGCCAACTTGGCCTACTCTAG GTCGCGAAAAACAAGCATAACAACGGGCGTTGTGGACAGATCGGAGCCCATGAAACAGGAATCAGCAGATCGACTGAGTCCACTAACAAATGCCGCATGTCCAGGTGCAGGATTACTGGGCTGGACAGATGTCTCCGTGGATTTGGAAAAGTTCGGCGATTTGGAATTAGAGTGTTTGGCACGTCCCAATGAG CAACAAGCAAACAATCAAAATCACTTGAACGCTAACAACTCAGCAGCAAATGGGGCGAATACAAGACGACATACAGTTGGGCCAGGTGATGTGGCCCATGAACAAGCTCTTGCCAATCCAAATCCCATCaatccaattaattttaaatgtcaggAAAACGAGGCCGGTCCCTATCTGCCAATGAACTTGCCTTTGCTTCAAAATCAGCCACTGCACAACCTTACAATTAAGGATCAGCATTTATTAAAGCCACCTACAGTTATGGGTGCAA cTGGTGCATTTGGAAGAAGAGCTTCAGATGGTGGAGCTAATCTTCGAATATATTATCCATCATCGATGAATAATGTCCAACAAACACAAACGCAACCACAAATGGAGGGATATTATACAAATACAAGTATCGCCGGTGGAGTTTGCAACTCAGGTGTGGACCATGTGAGTGGAAATCAGATGGTATTGGAACAACAACAAATGCAACAGCAACAAGCTCATTTGACTATGATGGGAGAAGCCATGATGGGTCATTCGAATACACCTGAAGTCAATGAAGAATCAAGCGATGAAATTCAAAG GTACATGCAAGCTAGAGGTTGCACGAAACGGCATACAGTTGGATGTACAGATGACATATCAGCGTCTCATCATTCAGAAGCAATTGGAATAGATCAGCCAAATCTATCACATTCACCAGCGCCTCAGTCTGGTGGTGGTGGGCGCACACGACGTACAGGTCTTCTTACAGTCATGGACCGTCCGCCAG TGATTAGCCCGGAATTAATTAGAGAAGTTGAATCGCGAATGAATCGCAATTATCTACCACCGGCTCTTAAAATGCAATGCACGAGCAGTGGACTTAGTCAGAGTCCTCCGACGGGCACTCAATGTGGCCCAAGTCCATCTTGTTCCTCTGCAATAACAACAACGCCACCAGCAGCAGGGGCAAGTCTAAGCAATAGACGCTTTGCTAGAGCTTGCAAATTACTACCCACAGTACAAGAAGTTG GTCGCTATAGTCCAGTTCGTAGAGCATCTGAAGGATCGAAAGCCCAATTCCAAGGACCATTACAAGAGTGTCAGTATCTACAAAAAGGTATAGCACAGCGCAACTTTTTAGTTGCTCCAAGTCCACCGCTTTTAGAGAACTCAATTAGCTTGCCTG gCTCTCCAATTCATGGCAGACCAATCATTAATGTTATACAAAATCGTGGGCAAAGCATCGAAGTACCTCAAGACGCAATGATGAATCTAGTACCTGCTCTCAATCGACTTGTCAAAGAACATCGCATTAGTGGTGAAATAGCAAAGAATATAGTTTCATCGGGCTTAGTTCCATTGGAATTAGCGCAATATTTAGGTCTTATAGCACATTCTGGTCAGCAATGTAgtatgcaacaacaaatgtacAGCTATAGTGTTAATCCACTATCTTTACCTTCAACAAGCAATACTAGTGGCATCAATGCTGGTCAACTTGCATCAGGAATACAGTTCTCAAAGTATGGCCCTTTGAATGCTGCGCCAAACTTCTGCAGTACCGTACAACACAATCCCAGTCTGATCGGACAGTTTAGCAATATTAATTTGACTGGGGGCTGTGGCCAAAATTCTGGCGGTCAATCTCCGGTACATAACAGTTTCAGTGGTTGTTCATCTCCTAACCCCTACATGTTTAATGCACCCGCTTCAGTTTCGCCAATGCATCAAATCACAAAAGGATTCAGTGGGCTGACGACAAGTGGAGGCGGTGGTTCTATCACTAGAGGAACTTCAGCAGCTATTGAAAATGCCTCAAACCAACCACTCGACTTATCAATGGATGTGTGCTCTCCTGAGGCGATACCTCCAGACATGTTTGCTTGCACATCACAACAACAGCCGAGTGGAAGCTGGTTTATGCCTGCATCGTATTTTGATTTAAAGCCACTGAATTTGTCACCCGCACAACCTGTACGTATAGTTCCAACTCCACCTGCTTCGCCAAATCTGTGCATAATTCAAGAAGAGAATGCCAACGGTCACATTAGCCACACAATTTCGGCTGGCTTACCATACGGTACTATGGGCCTTGCCAATGAAGAATTATCGGCGTGTCAGCCATCACATCCACAAATATGCCTGACTGATGTCCAAGGAAGTGAAATCACCCTCGTAGCACTCTCATCTGAGAACAGTCGAGATAGTGACTGTGACTCATTGGAACCAAACATGCCATCACTGGCCCTGCAAGGTCTAATCATCACAGAACCTTCGAGTGATATGCCTTCAATCACAAGAGGAGTAGGTCGTAAAGCAAGTCTTGAGAGTGAGAACAATTCCAGGCTAGATACGGAACCCTCATCATCAGCTTGCGGTGCTACTAGTGGGTCGAATCGTCGAGGGAGTGATAAGTCCCTAGGATTTAGTGATGATAGCCTAAGTAATGATTCGAACAACCTGTCACCATGCCAAGAACCTTCAGCAAGTTCCGGTTTCAAAAGTGATTCTCATTCGGAAATCGGTGATCAAACTGAGGGTCGCATGAGTCCGGATTCGATTTGTGATTCTCGAATGTCTGATGAGTGCTATGAGGTCCCACTGCCACACGAATGCTGCAATCTAGATTCCACACGGATTCTGCAACTGGTCAAACAAACAATAGACTCGACCATGCCACCCAAAGGTTTCGTTCTGAACAAAGCAAACGTTACCGATGGATACGAAGGGGTGAGTGCAAAATCAAGTACTTCTTCATCTGGAACAGGTATGAGCATAAGTTCGTCAGGATCTGGGGATTCAGATGTGCCAGTTGACATTTCCAATTTAAGTTTAGAATATTCAGGGGGCTTACAAATTGAGCTACAAGTTTGTGAAGGTAGAAATAAGGATAACAAAGGAATTAAACTAAGAAGAATATCAGGTGATCAGTTTGAATATGGAAAATTATGTCAACAGCTGATAAGCACTTTAAATGTGTAA
- the LOC129949155 gene encoding uncharacterized protein LOC129949155 isoform X2, producing the protein MSSNAMNYKVPSTSKISVDKLLRVGYYELEKTIGKGNFAVVKLASNIVTKTKVAIKIIDKTCLNEEYLAKTFREIAILKEMQHPHITRLYEVMESQTMIYLVLEHASGGEIFDHLVEKGRMKEPEAARVFTQLVSAVQYCHSRGVVHRDLKAENVLLDKDMNIKLADFGFSNKYNEGTPLKTWCGSPPYAAPEVFQGLEYDGPKADIWSLGVVLYALVCGALPFDGKTLLDLKSKVVLGKFRIPYFMSQDCESLIRNMLVVEPDRRYTLKQIIKHRWLSEWSGDIETTSTATTRTQSVIEPSNLDSVVMTHMLQLPGLTADMIAQSVHENRFDKIYAIYNLLNDKLQEKRREQQRLQHHANLAYSRSRKTSITTGVVDRSEPMKQESADRLSPLTNAACPGAGLLGWTDVSVDLEKFGDLELECLARPNEQQANNQNHLNANNSAANGANTRRHTVGPGDVAHEQALANPNPINPINFKCQENEAGPYLPMNLPLLQNQPLHNLTIKDQHLLKPPTVMGATGAFGRRASDGGANLRIYYPSSMNNVQQTQTQPQMEGYYTNTSIAGGVCNSGVDHVSGNQMVLEQQQMQQQQAHLTMMGEAMMGHSNTPEVNEESSDEIQRYMQARGCTKRHTVGCTDDISASHHSEAIGIDQPNLSHSPAPQSGGGGRTRRTGLLTVMDRPPGRYSPVRRASEGSKAQFQGPLQECQYLQKGIAQRNFLVAPSPPLLENSISLPGSPIHGRPIINVIQNRGQSIEVPQDAMMNLVPALNRLVKEHRISGEIAKNIVSSGLVPLELAQYLGLIAHSGQQCSMQQQMYSYSVNPLSLPSTSNTSGINAGQLASGIQFSKYGPLNAAPNFCSTVQHNPSLIGQFSNINLTGGCGQNSGGQSPVHNSFSGCSSPNPYMFNAPASVSPMHQITKGFSGLTTSGGGGSITRGTSAAIENASNQPLDLSMDVCSPEAIPPDMFACTSQQQPSGSWFMPASYFDLKPLNLSPAQPVRIVPTPPASPNLCIIQEENANGHISHTISAGLPYGTMGLANEELSACQPSHPQICLTDVQGSEITLVALSSENSRDSDCDSLEPNMPSLALQGLIITEPSSDMPSITRGVGRKASLESENNSRLDTEPSSSACGATSGSNRRGSDKSLGFSDDSLSNDSNNLSPCQEPSASSGFKSDSHSEIGDQTEGRMSPDSICDSRMSDECYEVPLPHECCNLDSTRILQLVKQTIDSTMPPKGFVLNKANVTDGYEGVSAKSSTSSSGTGMSISSSGSGDSDVPVDISNLSLEYSGGLQIELQVCEGRNKDNKGIKLRRISGDQFEYGKLCQQLISTLNV; encoded by the exons GTGGCAATAAAAATTATCGACAAGACATGCCTGAACGAGGAATATCTAGCGAAAACATTTCGAGAAATCGCAATACTCAAAGAAATGCAACACCCGCACATCACACGTTTGTACGAAGTTATGGAATCTCAGACCATGATCTACCTGGTGTTGGAACACGCGTCGGGAGGTGAAATTTTCGACCATTTAGTTGAGAAGGGTCGAATGAAAGAACCGGAAGCGGCCAGGGTATTCACCCAATTAGTGTCCGCTGTGCAATATTGCCATTCCAGAGGAGTGGTGCATCGTGATCTCAAAGCAGAAAATGTTCTGCTTGATAAAGATATGAACATAAAG CTTGCTGATTTTGGATTCAGTAATAAATATAATGAAGGAACACCACTTAAAACTTGGTGTGGTTCCCCGCCCTATGCTGCACCAGAAGTATTTCAGGGTTTGGAATATGATGGACCTAAAGCAGATATTTGGAGTCTGGGGGTGGTTCTCTATGCTTTGGTGTGTGGGGCATTGCCTTTTGATGGTAAAACACTCCTAGACTTGAAGAGCAAAGTAGTACTGGGAAAGTTCAGGATTCCATACTTTATGTCCCAAG attgcGAAAGTCTTATACGTAACATGCTTGTCGTTGAACCAGATCGTCGCTATACTCTCAAACAAATTATCAAACATCGCTGGCTCAGTGAATGGTCTGGCGACATTGAGACAACCTCCACCGCCACCACCCGCACTCAATCAGTCATCGAACCGTCAAATCTGGATTCGGTGGTAATGACACACATGCTGCAATTGCCCGGCCTGACAGCTGACATGATTGCACAATCGGTGCATGAGAATCGTTTTGATAAAATCTATGCCATATATAACCTCCTAAACGATAAACTCCAAGAGAAAAGAAGAGAACAGCAAAGACTGCAACATCATGCCAACTTGGCCTACTCTAG GTCGCGAAAAACAAGCATAACAACGGGCGTTGTGGACAGATCGGAGCCCATGAAACAGGAATCAGCAGATCGACTGAGTCCACTAACAAATGCCGCATGTCCAGGTGCAGGATTACTGGGCTGGACAGATGTCTCCGTGGATTTGGAAAAGTTCGGCGATTTGGAATTAGAGTGTTTGGCACGTCCCAATGAG CAACAAGCAAACAATCAAAATCACTTGAACGCTAACAACTCAGCAGCAAATGGGGCGAATACAAGACGACATACAGTTGGGCCAGGTGATGTGGCCCATGAACAAGCTCTTGCCAATCCAAATCCCATCaatccaattaattttaaatgtcaggAAAACGAGGCCGGTCCCTATCTGCCAATGAACTTGCCTTTGCTTCAAAATCAGCCACTGCACAACCTTACAATTAAGGATCAGCATTTATTAAAGCCACCTACAGTTATGGGTGCAA cTGGTGCATTTGGAAGAAGAGCTTCAGATGGTGGAGCTAATCTTCGAATATATTATCCATCATCGATGAATAATGTCCAACAAACACAAACGCAACCACAAATGGAGGGATATTATACAAATACAAGTATCGCCGGTGGAGTTTGCAACTCAGGTGTGGACCATGTGAGTGGAAATCAGATGGTATTGGAACAACAACAAATGCAACAGCAACAAGCTCATTTGACTATGATGGGAGAAGCCATGATGGGTCATTCGAATACACCTGAAGTCAATGAAGAATCAAGCGATGAAATTCAAAG GTACATGCAAGCTAGAGGTTGCACGAAACGGCATACAGTTGGATGTACAGATGACATATCAGCGTCTCATCATTCAGAAGCAATTGGAATAGATCAGCCAAATCTATCACATTCACCAGCGCCTCAGTCTGGTGGTGGTGGGCGCACACGACGTACAGGTCTTCTTACAGTCATGGACCGTCCGCCAG GTCGCTATAGTCCAGTTCGTAGAGCATCTGAAGGATCGAAAGCCCAATTCCAAGGACCATTACAAGAGTGTCAGTATCTACAAAAAGGTATAGCACAGCGCAACTTTTTAGTTGCTCCAAGTCCACCGCTTTTAGAGAACTCAATTAGCTTGCCTG gCTCTCCAATTCATGGCAGACCAATCATTAATGTTATACAAAATCGTGGGCAAAGCATCGAAGTACCTCAAGACGCAATGATGAATCTAGTACCTGCTCTCAATCGACTTGTCAAAGAACATCGCATTAGTGGTGAAATAGCAAAGAATATAGTTTCATCGGGCTTAGTTCCATTGGAATTAGCGCAATATTTAGGTCTTATAGCACATTCTGGTCAGCAATGTAgtatgcaacaacaaatgtacAGCTATAGTGTTAATCCACTATCTTTACCTTCAACAAGCAATACTAGTGGCATCAATGCTGGTCAACTTGCATCAGGAATACAGTTCTCAAAGTATGGCCCTTTGAATGCTGCGCCAAACTTCTGCAGTACCGTACAACACAATCCCAGTCTGATCGGACAGTTTAGCAATATTAATTTGACTGGGGGCTGTGGCCAAAATTCTGGCGGTCAATCTCCGGTACATAACAGTTTCAGTGGTTGTTCATCTCCTAACCCCTACATGTTTAATGCACCCGCTTCAGTTTCGCCAATGCATCAAATCACAAAAGGATTCAGTGGGCTGACGACAAGTGGAGGCGGTGGTTCTATCACTAGAGGAACTTCAGCAGCTATTGAAAATGCCTCAAACCAACCACTCGACTTATCAATGGATGTGTGCTCTCCTGAGGCGATACCTCCAGACATGTTTGCTTGCACATCACAACAACAGCCGAGTGGAAGCTGGTTTATGCCTGCATCGTATTTTGATTTAAAGCCACTGAATTTGTCACCCGCACAACCTGTACGTATAGTTCCAACTCCACCTGCTTCGCCAAATCTGTGCATAATTCAAGAAGAGAATGCCAACGGTCACATTAGCCACACAATTTCGGCTGGCTTACCATACGGTACTATGGGCCTTGCCAATGAAGAATTATCGGCGTGTCAGCCATCACATCCACAAATATGCCTGACTGATGTCCAAGGAAGTGAAATCACCCTCGTAGCACTCTCATCTGAGAACAGTCGAGATAGTGACTGTGACTCATTGGAACCAAACATGCCATCACTGGCCCTGCAAGGTCTAATCATCACAGAACCTTCGAGTGATATGCCTTCAATCACAAGAGGAGTAGGTCGTAAAGCAAGTCTTGAGAGTGAGAACAATTCCAGGCTAGATACGGAACCCTCATCATCAGCTTGCGGTGCTACTAGTGGGTCGAATCGTCGAGGGAGTGATAAGTCCCTAGGATTTAGTGATGATAGCCTAAGTAATGATTCGAACAACCTGTCACCATGCCAAGAACCTTCAGCAAGTTCCGGTTTCAAAAGTGATTCTCATTCGGAAATCGGTGATCAAACTGAGGGTCGCATGAGTCCGGATTCGATTTGTGATTCTCGAATGTCTGATGAGTGCTATGAGGTCCCACTGCCACACGAATGCTGCAATCTAGATTCCACACGGATTCTGCAACTGGTCAAACAAACAATAGACTCGACCATGCCACCCAAAGGTTTCGTTCTGAACAAAGCAAACGTTACCGATGGATACGAAGGGGTGAGTGCAAAATCAAGTACTTCTTCATCTGGAACAGGTATGAGCATAAGTTCGTCAGGATCTGGGGATTCAGATGTGCCAGTTGACATTTCCAATTTAAGTTTAGAATATTCAGGGGGCTTACAAATTGAGCTACAAGTTTGTGAAGGTAGAAATAAGGATAACAAAGGAATTAAACTAAGAAGAATATCAGGTGATCAGTTTGAATATGGAAAATTATGTCAACAGCTGATAAGCACTTTAAATGTGTAA